The Sesamum indicum cultivar Zhongzhi No. 13 linkage group LG1, S_indicum_v1.0, whole genome shotgun sequence genome includes a window with the following:
- the LOC105169307 gene encoding monothiol glutaredoxin-S15, mitochondrial, whose amino-acid sequence MARSLAHIICKRISALPSAGSSGILRFSTTVPNDPDTHEDFRPTSKIENSSVSLKEIVEQDVKENPVMIYMKGVPDLPRCGFSALAVRVLKEYNVSLSARNILEDPELKTAVKSFSHWPTFPQIFINGEFVGGSDIILNMHQTGELKEKLKEIAEKQK is encoded by the exons ATGGCAAGATCATTGGCTCATATAATTTGTAAGCGCATTTCAGCACTGCCATCTGCTGGCTCGAGT GGAATACTACGCTTTTCAACTACTGTGCCTAATGATCCTGATACCCATGAAGATTTTAGGCCCACCAGTAAAATTGAGAATTCTAGTGTCTCCTTGAAAGAAATTGTTGAGCAG GATGTGAAGGAAAACCCTGTTATGATTTACATGAAAGGGGTGCCTGATCTTCCTCGATGTGGTTTCAGCGCGCTTGCAGTGAGGGTCTTGAAAGAATATA ATGTTTCTCTAAGTGCGAGAAATATTTTGGAAGATCCTGAGCTAAAGACTGCAGTAAAATCCTTCAG CCACTGGCCGACATTCCctcaaatatttatcaatGGGGAGTTTGTTGGAGGATCTGATATCATTCTTAACATGCATCAG ACTGGTGAATTGAAGGAAAAACTGAAGGAGATTGcagaaaaacagaaataa